TGGCTTATGGCTATCCCTTTTTACAAATCAAGAAATATTTACCGGATTTTTCCTATTTAGCGGTTGGTATTGGCGTCAATTATTTTATTTCCATGGCGTACGCTCAAACCGAAGAATCGGATCTGTGGGTAAAACGGACGCAATTTGATGATTATGAGCTGGTTGAATTAGCGGCCACGGCTCAGTTAAAAACCGCCGTCGCCGAAGGTTCTAATCCCGTTGGTAAGGGGCGGAGCTTTAATTTAGGTTTTGCCACACAGTTTAAAGAAAAATGGAATTTTTCTCTGAGCTTTTTAAATCTTGGCGGATCCATTGAATATACTGAAAATACCGAACGGGTCATCGTAGAGGAAAATAAAACCATTAAAATCTATCATTCGACGGATCTGGATGATGAAACCATTGAAACGTCAACAGACACCACGCTGACCATTGGCGCATTTAAGGTGGATATCCCCACCACCATGCGCCTGGGCGCTTCCTATGAATTCAAAAACAATCTCATTTTTATGGCTGAGTGGGTACAGGGCTTAGATCATACCCTGGGCAACTCGACCACGCCGCGCATTGGAGCAGGCGTTCTGTACAAACCGTTCTGGTGGCTGCCGGTTCGCGGCGGCTTTTCGCTGGGCGGCAACCGCGGCTTTATTCTGGCTATGGGCAGCGGCGTTGATCTGAAATATTGGAGCCTCGATTTTTCATTTGCCATGAAAAACGCCCTGTGGCCAACGCATTCGGAAGGCCTGTTCGCCGCCTTAAGCATGATGTTCAAATTGTAATCCAGAAATAAATCAAATTTAGTCTGCCATTTCTTAAATGCGCATTCCGGGAAAGTTCGGGATGCGCATTTTTATTTTCAATGGCCCCACCAATCGTCAATCATCAATCATCAATTAAATTGCATGATATGCCTCTTTTTTTGTTTACGGGTATTGTAAAAAACGAATTAATTTCCTAAATTTAATTAGAAATTAACAATCAACTCCGAGCCAAAGAGCCTACGTCCTGTGAATCGGGATATGGTTCGCGGCCGATAGGGTAAGACGGGAAACGGTCTTGCCTCCCGTGTTTGGAAAGGAGCGTAAATGGAAATGGATCAACCCTCACTTAAACCTGCTTCGGTATTAACCGATCCTTATGGTCGCATTTTAAATTATCTGCGTATTGCCTTAACCGACCGTTGTAATTTACGCTGTACCTATTGCATGCCGGCCGAAGGCGTTCCTTTTATTGAACATGAACAAATCATGCGCTTCGAAGAGATTTTGCGCCTGGTGCAAATTATGCTTCCATATGGCTTGCGCAAAATCCGCGTTACCGGCGGAGAACCGCTGGTGCGCAGAGGAACCATTTCATTTTTACAAAAGCTGCGTCAGGTAGGCCCTGAGCTGCAAATCCATTTAACAACCAACGGCGTCCTTTTAGAAGATTATTTTAAAGAACTTGTAGAAATCTCCATCTCCGGCGTCAATCTTTCGCTGGACACGTTAAATCCCCAAAAATTTAAAAAAATTACGCGTCACGATTCCTTTGTTAAAGTGTGGCGGGCTTTGCAACAGGTTCTTGATAGTAATATTCCATTAAAACTAAACATGGTGGTGCAACGCGGTTTAAATGAAGATGAAATCATCCCCATGGCTGAACTGGCCAGGCAGCACAGCCTGGAGGTGCGCTTTATTGAACAAATGCCTTTTGACGGGTTGTCGCGAAAGATCGAACGTCCTTTTACAGGCGAGGAAATTCTGCAAACGCTGCGGACGGCTTTCGGAACTCTGGAGAGTACAAAAAAACAAAACGGCACGGCGCAATTGTACAAAATTCCGGGTTTTAAAGGAACCATCGGCATTATTTCCGGTTACAGCCGCACCTTTTGCAGCGACTGTAATCGATTGCGCTTAACTTCAACCGGCGTGCTGAAAACGTGTCTTTATGATCGTGGCAGCGTTAACCTGAAAGATTTAATGCGCGCCGGATACGACGACGCCCGGCTTTTAAAGGCCATAGAGCGGGCAGTTCGGGAAAGGCACAAGGATGGTTTTGAAGCCGAAAAGGAAAGCTTTGACGTTCAAAAGCTGTCCATGTCTCAAATAGGAGGCTAACGTGAAGGAGTGGTTAAGAAAAATCGACTTTCTACGCGAAGAAGATGAAAAACCTGAAAATCAATTTACGCTTTCCGAATTTTCCGGATCGGTGGGCGATCTGGGAACGCTTTTGCCGCTGGCTTTTGCCCTGATTGTGTTCAACGGTTTTTCCAGCGCCATCATCTTCTTTTTGTTCGGCGTGATTTACCTGTTAACCGGTTGGTTTTACCGCGTTCCCGTTTCCGTTCAGCCCTTAAAAGCCATGTCGGTTATTGCCATTGGCCAGGGCTTTTCGCCTGAATTTTTGGCCGGCACTTCCGTTTTGTACGGACTACTGATGGCTTTTCTGGCCTTAACCGGCCTGA
This sequence is a window from Caldithrix abyssi DSM 13497. Protein-coding genes within it:
- a CDS encoding DUF5723 family protein translates to MKKILIILAFASTLFAQGFDGVALGFGDNYSALSRGVKAINYNPANVTLPRGNAFELNVFGINASVFNNSFSFDTYNNFFVTDEPENRWSESDKKDFLSLIPDDGLKMNSHVVGNALGLAFNNFALAAQPIVMGELNTFEDKSLLEIALFGDTVSRDYERSYDNFVKGQSMGAVKVSLAYGYPFLQIKKYLPDFSYLAVGIGVNYFISMAYAQTEESDLWVKRTQFDDYELVELAATAQLKTAVAEGSNPVGKGRSFNLGFATQFKEKWNFSLSFLNLGGSIEYTENTERVIVEENKTIKIYHSTDLDDETIETSTDTTLTIGAFKVDIPTTMRLGASYEFKNNLIFMAEWVQGLDHTLGNSTTPRIGAGVLYKPFWWLPVRGGFSLGGNRGFILAMGSGVDLKYWSLDFSFAMKNALWPTHSEGLFAALSMMFKL
- the moaA gene encoding GTP 3',8-cyclase MoaA, producing MEMDQPSLKPASVLTDPYGRILNYLRIALTDRCNLRCTYCMPAEGVPFIEHEQIMRFEEILRLVQIMLPYGLRKIRVTGGEPLVRRGTISFLQKLRQVGPELQIHLTTNGVLLEDYFKELVEISISGVNLSLDTLNPQKFKKITRHDSFVKVWRALQQVLDSNIPLKLNMVVQRGLNEDEIIPMAELARQHSLEVRFIEQMPFDGLSRKIERPFTGEEILQTLRTAFGTLESTKKQNGTAQLYKIPGFKGTIGIISGYSRTFCSDCNRLRLTSTGVLKTCLYDRGSVNLKDLMRAGYDDARLLKAIERAVRERHKDGFEAEKESFDVQKLSMSQIGG